AGTCTTCTAAGCACTCAACCTGCACTTCATAGCTTCAAGCATACTTAAAGGGCAGTCCATGGATATGTGTGATCTGCAGAAGCAGACATGGTGTGATATTGAGTCGGCTCATCAATCAATCCCAGTCATATTCGTGTTCAAACTGATGATCACGTTAATAATATGATTTCTGAGACGAGCCGAACCAATATCACTCTTGTATTCTTCTTTGCATAATGATTCAGGGCTCAGGGATATGCATGGTTAGGGCTAGAGCTAGCTAGCTTAGCTGCAGCAGCAATTCATGATGCAGTTGCAGGTCAATCACTCCCTGTTCGATAATATATCCGTGTTAATTTAGAGACACTATATAATATTGCATAAATGCAAGTTATATACATACGTATATATGGAAACTATAATAATCTAAAACCATCGTTGCCGATGGAGTAGTAGTACTTAACATATATGCTGCCATTCAGTTTTAGGTGACATAGATAATCCTAATTCTTTAGTTTCTTCAACTTGTTATCGATCATATACGTACCCATTTCATTCAGCTCCTTTAACTTCCAAGGAAATTTTACAAACCATATCTCAAATAAATGTCATTTATCAGTTCAATACACCATATTCAAAAACTATCATATTGGTACTCAAACAATGGAACAAATTAAAATCACTTTTAGTATTTGCTATCAATGACGGCGTTAGTTCTCTACTTTTAAAATGGTATTTTTGTTTCCTTGATTGATACAATTTTCTTTGACGACGGAGGCCGTTTTGCTACCACTCTCTTCTAAGAGTATTGGATCTTACGACGGTCTGACGAGATTCAACAGCCAGAGACCCAGAGTATGTCTTTCTTTTGTATCCTAGTGAACCCAATGCCCCATTAAAATAGGTGGCATGAACTTATTTCAATATTTGGATTCACAAATTTTGCTATTCATAGATTTGCTACTTGTGCTTCTTCTGCAACTACTTTTCTTAATTACCAACCAAAACATCAATCTCTGACAGAGCCAATGAGTTCTAACAGAGAGGATTCTTGGGTCGAGTTCTCCATCAAGTTGGGTCGGAAACTTGGAATGGAGATCAGAAAATTGGGAATTGTTTACTGGAGAAACAATAAAGTTTCGTGGCTAGTTGGAATCTGGATTCTAAACTTTGGAGGAGTTTTAATTATTGGAGAACTAATGCAAGTACAAAAAGAAAACAATGAAAAACAAGAAGAAGACTGTTCAGTTTGTAGGAATTTTGTGTCTGATTAAAGAGATATATAGATGAGAACATGTGCTCAGGTGTGGTTGTGTGCGGCGGAGGGAGAGGGAGAGAGGAAAGCCAGGAAAAATAAAAAGACGTAATTGCCCATGAAACAGTTTTTGTAGCAGTTGACTTGACACCATTAGAGACGGAATGTATCAAATTTATCTAAGCTTTATATGTTGAGGTACCAATATTATAGTTTTGAAATGTCATATATCATAGTGATGAATTGATGTTATATGTGGTACCATTAGTAAAATTTCCTCTTAACTTCCTATCTATCATATTCAAGATATCCATTTCTACTTTTCTAGCAATAAGACAGATGCAGTCTCGTATGGAATAAAAACTTAGAAATTTCCCTCATTCTAAATCTATGGTTGGCCGGGATTCGTAAGCGTATGCATGTATCTATTCTACATATATCGATGATTGATTTATGTATAGAAGTCTATACATAAAGTCTTAGTCTTCTGAGTTCAGACCATGGAAGTGTCATCCTCCACAGTTCATGAAAACTAAACAGATACAAACTAGCTAGTTCAAGGATTTCTACACAAGCACTTGAAGCAAATACTCTCTCCATCAAATTTGCAATCTCAAACCCCAAAGGAACATGTAAGTCTCAAGTCTCCATGTTGGGCCGGGTCATTTGCATAACGGGCCATAGAATCAAGTCCATGCCAGCTCAAGAGTATCGCATCGTTCAACACGAGAAATTTTTCTGTCCTCCAGGAGGACCACGTCAGTATGTCTAGTGGTCCTCCTTGGCCAATAGGAAGCCGCTATGTAGTATTTTTTGACATGTCATAATAGGATAAAACAATTATTATATTTAACTTAAGTAAATTCAACTTAAAAAAAATAAATTAAGTAAAACCAAATAAGATCAAACAAAAAAAGAACTCAAATCTAGGGTTCATCATCTCCTTACCAAAAAGAAGAAGAAAAAAAAATTCTAGATCTCCATGGTAGTTGAAAGAGGATGGAGGTCGAAGAAACGAGTAAAGAAAAACCTTAAATTGAACAACAAAGAGATTTGTATGCCTTCGGAGCTGGGTTTGAACTGCTCCAAAATAATTATTAAACCCTTCACATTTCTTTCAAATGTCCCAATGTCCTCATAAAAGAGTTTCTAGAATGTCTATAGTACTAAGTGAGTGATCTTAATTTAGTGAACTATCATGGAGATTTGATTTTTTTTTCTTTTCGGTAAGGAGATGAGATGAACCCTAGATCTAGATCTGGGTTTTTTATGTTTGATCTTGTTTGGTTTTACTTAATTCATTTTTAAAGTTGAATTTACTTAAGTTAAATACAATAATTGTTTTACCTTATTATGACATGTCAAAAAATACTACATGACGACTTCCTATTGATCGATGAGAACCACTACTGGAGGACAGAAAAATTTCTCGTTCAACACAGTGGAACCTTGCATCTAGCGAGAGTTGACTAGGCTGGCAGGTTTGTTTGTCCATGCCAGCTGCTCGACGTAAATTAAGCTACTTGGAAAAAAGAACACACAAAACAGAACAAACAGAAATTCCTCAACTTAATTGTAAACTAATCAAACATATTAATTTTCTGGGTTCCCAGAAAGACTCCATCAGAGAAAAGAGAACACAGAGTTGTGTTTTGGGGAAGACAAGCTAGCTAGCTCTACAAGGCCTTGTGCTTTTCTGTGTGGTGTGGAGGTGAACACATACTCTGTTGACTTGTACGTCAGGTCAACTCCCCCCCCCCCCCCCCCCCCACCCATTGTTATAAGGTCAGTACTGTAGTTTATATCACTTTAGTTCAAAGTTCAAACTGAGGTTATACTCTGAGCTATATCTACTTGTTTGTAATGGGATTAACCAATTTGAACTGAGGTTATACTCTGAGCTATACTCTGAGGTTTGAACTGAGGTTATACTCTGAGCTATATCTACTTGTTTGTAATGGGATTAACCAATTTGAAGATATTGCTGATCATGGTGTTGGACTTGACCTTGAATATGAGTGTTTCAAGTTCATAAAGCAAAGTTCATGGTTAGTCAATACTTCTTTGGTTTAGTTCATATATACCTAGGATCGGATGAGGGTTAGAGAAGAAAGTGGAAATGAGTAACGAGCTTTATTGATTTATATTGGCCTAAATTTTTTTAACTGTATATTAAGGGATGAACTAAAAGAAATATGACAATTAAACCAATGTCTTGTTTCAGATTACTTTCTCGGTCCCTTAGCAAATAGCAATTTTTTGTTGTTGGTACCTTCGGTCTAAGAAAAACAAAGTAGTACAAAACCAATAACGTACATAGAATGGTTGTTTTTGCAGATGAAATCTTGGTCAGTGTTCTTCCTTTGTGTTTAGAATGTGGTTCAGCCATAGCTGAGGGTCTATATTCATAGATTATCTCATACAAAGATGGCAAAGGATATAGTTATCGGTGCATCTTTTGTTCCGGTGTCTGAATTACTCTCTCAGACAGTGTTTGCCATGTTTGATACTGTAAAATCAGCCAAGGAAGTCCTCATTCACAAAGAGAACTTCAAAGTATTTGCTACATACCTGGAGAGAACATCTTCTATATTGAAAGAGTTGTCAAAGCAAAACATTGAGCATTCAGAAGGCCTAGTTAATGCTTTGGAGATTGTCAATCGAGAGGTGGAAGTTGCCAAGCATCTAGCTCTTGATTGCAGAAAGAAAAACAAGGTTCATCTGTTGATCAATTGCCGGAAGATTGTTAAGGCGCTAGAGAGCAGTACAAAAGACATTGGTAGAGCACTTAGTCTACTCTCACTGCCTTCTTTGGATGTTTCATTGGGTATAAACAACCAGATTAGCAATCTATGCAAGGACATGTTGGATGCTGAATATAGAGCAGCTGTAGCTGAGGAAGAGATTTTGGCGAAAATTGAGCTAGGATTACAAGAAGGAAATGCTGATCTGTCCCACACAACTGATTTGCTTCTTCGTATCGCTGAGACTCTTGGAATCTCTAGTGAGCATTCTGAACTGAAAAAGGAATTTGAGGAGTTCAAACGTGAATTGGATGATACCAACTTGAGAAAAGGGTCTGAAGAAGATTTGCAAATGGAACAGATTTGTCACATTATAGAATTGCTTGAAAAGACTAATGCTGACACAGCTGCTGAGGAGAAAGTGAACGAGTATTCAGAAAGGTCAGTTTCATTGGGAAGGCAACCGTTGGAACCTCTTCGGCAATTTTATTGCCCTCTCACTCAAGAAATCATGGTGGACCCTGTGGAAACTTCATCTCAGCAGACATTTGAAAGAAGTGCAATAGAGAAATGGTTTGCAGAAGGTAAGAATCTATGTCCTTTGACTGATATTCCTTTGGACACATCAGTTTTAAGGCCGAACAAAGCTCTAAAACAATCCATTGAAGAGTGGAGAGATAGGAATACCAGGATCATCATTGCCTCTATTAAACCAACTCTTCAGTCGAGTGAAGAGCAAGAAGTGCTTCAATCCTTAGACAAGCTGCAGAATCTATGCTTGGAAAGTGACATTCACCAAGAATGGGTGACAATGGAGGAATACATTCCAGTCCTCGTTGGACTTCTTGGTTCAAAAAATAAAGAAATAAAAAAGAATGCTCTTGCCATCCTATCAATCCTTGCGAAAGATAGCGCAGAAAATAAGGTACCTTCTAATAGGTCATGCACTATTATATAAGATTGATGATGCATTTCAAAATTTCCTAATTTCCTAATTTTCATCATGAGTATGTTTATTAAACTTTACAGGGTAGAATCACAGCAGTGGATAAAGCACTTGAAGCCATTGTCCGCTCACTTGCACGGCAAAGTGGGGAAAGCAAGGTAGCATTGCAGCTGCTATTGGAACTGTCGAAAAGTAGAGTTGCGCGAGATTTAATGGGAAATGTTCAGGGATGCATACTGCTCGTAGGAACAATGTTAAGCAGCGAAGATGATCAAGTCACCGGACATGCAAAAGAGCTTCTAGAGAATCTTTCTTGCATTGATCAGAATGTTATACAGATGGCAAGAGCGAATTATTTCAAACCTTTGTTGAAACTTCTTTCTTCAGGTACGCTTGGAACTTCTGTTGCAATTATTATGTCATTTCCTTCTTGTATTGTGTATTGTAACAATCTATATTTGATGCAGGACCAGAAGATGTTAAAATGGTTATGGCAGGAACTTTGTCGGAAATTGAGTTGACTGATCACAACAAATTATCTATAGTTAAAGATGGGGCACTAGAACCACTTCTTGAACTGCTTTCAAATGGTGATTTAGAGAAGAGAAAAGTGGGTGTTAAAGCTCTTCTTCACCTCTCTAGCTTACCTCAAAATGGCCTGGAGATGATTAGAAAAGGTGCAGTTGGACCACTGTTTGAGCTTCTCTATTCTCACAGCTCATCATCACCAGCCTTGCGTGAGCAGGTAGCCGAAACAGTCATGCACCTAGCCATATCAACCACCACTCAAGAAGCCGCAGAGGATCATGTCTCATTGTTACACTCTGAAGATGATATTTTCAAACTTTTTTCACTAATATCTTTAACTGGACCTGACATACAAAGAAGCATCCTCAAAACTTTCCATGCAATGTGCCAATCATCTTCTGGTTTAGACATCAGAATAAAGTTGAGACAGGTAATTAACATAACAAAATTGAAACTTTTTTTTGGGGGGACTAATAGTAATATATACCCCCGGCTTCTTGTGATCTTTCTATTTACTTACATATGTGCAATTCACAGCTCTCTGCTGTCCAAGTATTGGTTCAGTTGAGCGAGGCTGATAATCCTACTGTCCGAGCAGATGCCATCAAGTTGTTCTCATGCTTGACAAAAGATGGTGATGACAGCACCTTTTTGGAGCATATAAGTCAGAGATGTATACATTCCTTGCTAAGGATTATAAAAAGTTCTAGTGATGTGGAAGAGATGGCTGCCGCAATGGGTATTATTGCTAATCTTCCAAAGGATCACCCGCAGATTACTGGTTGGCTTCTAGATACCGAGGCGCTTCACATCATCTGGACTTGCCTAAGTGATGGGAATAGAGATGCCTCATATAGAAGACAATTAGTAGAGAATGCTGTTGGAGCTCTTAGTCATTTCACAGTAGCATCAAATCAGGAATGGCAGAGAAAAGTAGCTCAAGCTGGTATTATCCCAGTGCTAGTGCAGCTACTGGCTTCTGGAACTGCTTTGACGAAACAAAATGCAGCTGTATCACTCAAACAGCTATCCGAGAGTTCCAAAAGCTTGAGCAAGCCGATAAAGCATGGCATTTTTGTGTGCTGCTTCTCTGCACCTGAACCTGGCTGCCCTGCACACTTAGGCATTTGCACAGTTGAATCTTCATTCTGCCTAGTAAAGGCCAAAGCTCTTGATCCACTTGTGAGAATGCTTGGGGAGGCAGATGTTGGTGCATGTGAAGCTTCTCTAGATGCACTTCTGACATTGATAGATGGTGAAAGACTAGAACAAGGCGGCAAGGTGCTAGACGACGCAAAAGCCATCGGTCTGATTGTTAAGCTACTGAGCTCACAGTCTGCCAGGTTACAAAGAAAATCTCTCATGGCTTTGGAAAGGATTTTTCAAGTAAATGAGTTAACTCTCAAGTATGGAACTTTAGCTCATATGGCATTAGTGGACATTGCTCAGAAGAAAAATAACGACATGAAATCTTTGGCTGCCAGGGTACTTGGTCAATTGGGTGTGCTTGGTAAACAGTCTTCTTACTTTTGATTGATCTCAATACACTTCTCATTCGTGATTGATGTAAATTTGACATTCGCTTCTCATATCATACTCAACGATTTCTTTGTTCAGTCTTTTCCTCGTATAAGATCAGTTTTTTGGTTAATTCTAAGTTCACTTTTTCTGAGCCCGGCTAATTAGGTAAACGGTGTAATTCGTATGATATGCAATTTGGTAGGAGGCAATTTTGGTGCCTGATGTTGCAGTTAGGGCTCTGTAGAACACTGCTCATATCATAGAAATATGGAGAGTATAATGTCATTTATTCAAACACATCTCTACATCAAACGCTCTTAAGTTTCTTCATCATCAATATATGAAATCTAAATAAAAGTTGCCTACAAAAGAACCCAAGACAAGCAATTTACAGACTAAAGTAAAGATTGTTTCTTCTAAAAGATCTAAAATTATGAAATTTCATCTTAGAGGACCGGGCAGCCATCAACAATAACCCCTTTGGCAGTAGGGCATGTAGCCAAGGGACATGGCTCTCCTTTGTTCCCCCACCACTCGAGATTAATGTTCTGGGACTGCAAGGTAAGGAATAACAATATTGTAACAAAGGCAGTTCCGGCATCAAGACCACCAGAGACAACATAGTTATACTTCTTCCACCAATCTTGCCGGTACCTGAAGACAACAAAGCCTGAAACAAATGCCACAAATATCCAACTTGTAAAGTTTATAGCCGTGGCAGGGGGCATCATCCCCGTCGCACCTAGCAGGACAGGCATGTTAACAGCGAGAATCCATTTTTGTTTGGGGAAAGCCCTATGCGCAAGCCAAACAAGAACTGGAGCAACGGCGCCCCCGAGGAAAAACCAGTTGATGTTACTGTATTCACCAAGGTTTCCAAAAATTCTGCGTGGTCCAACGAGACCCCAGATAACAGATGCATCAAAGAACACGCGGTCCATTGGACAAGTCCAAGGGCTGCCTGGTGGTAGCAGGGAGGTATCACAGAGGTTGCGAATGTCTGACATCAGCCACCACGCTGTGCATTGGTATACAACCACTGCTACAACGGTTCCTACCATCTGTGCTGTGAACATTGCTCTTGGCGGAATCTTCATGTAGTGACCAAGCTTAAAATCCATTACAAATTGTAGGGCTTGTGTCATGCTAATGTAACCATACACTTTGAAGCACATGTTAGCTACAGGGCGCTCAGGGTACAGGTATCCAATCACATATTCTGTGATGACATTCAAACCTGGTTCCTATTGAAAAGATGGGACAAAATGTCAGAACCAATACAAGCTTACAGTTAACAACAAGGAAAAAAATTAAGTTAGTTACCATGTTTGTTGTGGCATAGATGACACCAATTGGGTATGTGAACGCAAAGGCCATGAAACAAGCAAGCATTGCACCCCACCAAGGCAATTGAAGTGACTCCTTGTAATACACAGAAGCAAAAATGATAAGAGCAATATTGATCACAAGGATGATGATAAACCACAATGTTGGCACCGATTTGTAACTCTTCATAAGCCTTGTGTGGACATCCTTTTTCTTATTTCCATGAAACGCGTCCAGTATATCCCTGCATAGAAAATTATCAAGTAAAAGAGTCCAATGATGTTTCCTTGCACATAAAAGTCAAGCCAGAGCATGAGCATAACAATCTACTTGATGTTTTTAAGTCGATGCTGAAAGTTTAATTTACCTTGCATTAAAGAGTAGAACATGCATAACTGTAGCAGAAAGTGCAGCAAATCCAAGACCATAAGTACAAGCGAAAAAGGTGCTCAAATGCAGAGGCCCCTTCTTTGCATATTCGCCGTGATCAAGTTGAAACCTGGAATCAATGACATCGAGGACCTCATACATAGAACCATTCGCCATGAACAAGTGGCTAGAAAATATTGGGAATGTTTTGGCGCTGTATATATTAGACCAGTATGTGATGGGTGTCATCACATACATGACAAGGAAAAATCCAACAGCAACGTTGGCTGAGGCGAACCATGGGCTAGCCAAAGGAGTACCAAGATATGATGAAATAGTAGACCAATCAATTGCAAAAGAACCAATTCCAAGGCCATTCATGCCAGAACCCAGCTGGTTAACTAGAATAGACTTGGGTCGAATCCAACAAACCCAAGAGATAGTTGTTAGCATAATTAAAAGATAACCGGGGAAGATATAGTAAGCAAAACTGGCAATCATCACTACGAGGAAGAACTGGGTACGAGTCATGCTTCCTTTAGGCCTTTTGCTCTTCTCATGCAGAGCACTGCAAGCAATCAGACATTAAGAGATTCAATACTATTAAGTAAACAATAAAAGAAATCAACTGGCTAATACTAAGGAAGTAAGGAGCTAAGGAAAGTTTACCTGAACAATGAAACCTGAACCAGATTACCGGGCCACCACATCTTCTCTGGCTCAACCAGATATTTTCTGAAAATTCCAGCCCAACCAAACCCCAAAACCTATAATTTTAAACGGCAATGAATATAATATACTCAAATCTTTGTACTATATCAGCATAAAACCAATCAAAAATCCAAAGAAAGTGAGCAACAAAAGTACCTGAGTGGTGAGCATAACAATAAAGGCAGGAAGAAAAGTGAGCTTCCTCTTGTATAAGAGCTTAACAGCAGTCAAGATATGACTAGCATAAACAGTCCCAGCCCCGCAATTCGCAAATATGGTGATCAAAACATGTTCCTTGACATTGAAAGGCCCCGGATTCATGGTGAACTCTAACTGAGTACCTTGGAAAAAGCTGCGCGTGGGAAGCACTCTCGCCATGAAATGTCCGAGTGGCACCACAGCAATCTGTGCACTGATGGCTGAGATAGTCAAGGGCTGAGTCCTGTACCAGAAAAACTGGTTCACAAAGGAGAGAAGGATACATGAGACCAAACCGAGAACCCACATTCGGAATGTGAGCACCGGCAAGGTGGGATCATCGGTTTTCGGCACCGTCAACTCCACTTGCTCAATGAGACAACGGTCATCTTCCTTCTCCATGTCCACAGCACTACGACTATCTATCTCCATGATTCACACTAGAAAACCGAAAACCAAAAGAAAATCAAACCAATGACCTCCTTGCTGTGTGCATAACACACAACGCAGAGAGAAACAAACTAGGACGAAAGATATGTGTTATTGGGGTATGGTGTATGAAGAGATAGATAAGAAGATGCAGATAAAGAATCTGAATCCAAGTGAATAATGCATTTACTGAACAGAACAGATAGGTATACCTGAGAAGAAGATAGAGGTTCAGTAGGTGTGGGACTCAGTTAAAACAACGAGAAAGATTCTACGATGCATGTGAGAATCCTAATTATTGTAGCAAGTTAGATTCAAATAGAAGTCCCCGCATCTGTGTTAAGATGTCAAGATGGGCCCGCTGAGAAGTTATTGTAGTTTACTGAACAACTAACCAGAACTTTGAAACAGAGTATGACTCTTTTAGTCAGAATCTGAGTGAGTGAGACCTCGAAAGAGAACGCCTAAATTGGACTCACTTAACATTTAAAAAAAAAAATTCGACTCACTTAGAAAATGAAAGACGACTTTATCCAAAAAAAAAAAAAAAATACTTAACAACACTACCAAAACGCATGCGCTTCTACATAGACAGTTTCTTTCAGTTCAGGAGGATGAGATGTAGTTGCTAGAACGTAAGTTTCAAGATTTCATAATTTGATTTTGAATACTCTAAATCCATGAATTATTAAATTTTTTTTTCTTAGATTATGTTTGAATCATATAAATTCTAATTTCTAAACTGTGCGAGTAATGAGGTATTCGAGTTGGAAAAATCTTCATCGACTAGTGGATCTTCCTAACTTGGGCTATGGAACAGTACCTTGGCCCACTTCTGTCTCAAAGCCCACATCACTCAACTTGGTCATCAGTACTTCTGGTTTAACGGAATTGGATCCCAACTATGCCTATTTTAATTTTTAACTAGCGTTTACAAGTCTCAGGTAAATTCCCAAGGTCGGCATCATCTTACAACTTGTTTACTTGTTGATTTGATCATTTAAATACATGGAAAGCAAATACAACTTCTGCGTCAGAGAAAACCTATCTGATAAATCAAAACGTCCCCCTTTCAATAAATTGATTATGAATGGAACGGACGATCACCGCAAAACTACTCAACTTTTCCACCTCCACATTCACTTTCTCATCGTCACCACAGTGAACACAGCCGACAGTAGCAAAGCAGAACTAAACCCGTGGAAGAAAATCACAATGGGTCATTGTCTCCTTAGCTGGGTACAACTAAGTTGAAGTTGTAAATACAAGCTAACATGGGGAGGGCGATGCACAATCAGAGGTGCATATGTATGACCCTGGACTTGGGGTGGGGCAAAGGTCACATTGATGATCCTCTTATGTTTTCTGTGATATCGCATCCTCCATCGACATATGAGTATGAAACCATTGAATTTCCAAGTGGTTACAATGGAAGCATGCTGCAATTGACTATACTTTAATAGACATGGAACCTAACTCGGAAGTAGCTCTTCAATACGGCATGCAATGAGGAACATCATAAAAGGTCGCATACGGTTAAAAGACTGTAGCAAACCGTATCTAATACTTCGCCCCTGACATATGGTCATGTTATACTAATGGAATCAGAAACTGAAAGAATCAGATGCAACCCA
Above is a window of Fragaria vesca subsp. vesca linkage group LG7, FraVesHawaii_1.0, whole genome shotgun sequence DNA encoding:
- the LOC101309409 gene encoding oligopeptide transporter 6-like, with protein sequence MEIDSRSAVDMEKEDDRCLIEQVELTVPKTDDPTLPVLTFRMWVLGLVSCILLSFVNQFFWYRTQPLTISAISAQIAVVPLGHFMARVLPTRSFFQGTQLEFTMNPGPFNVKEHVLITIFANCGAGTVYASHILTAVKLLYKRKLTFLPAFIVMLTTQVLGFGWAGIFRKYLVEPEKMWWPGNLVQVSLFSALHEKSKRPKGSMTRTQFFLVVMIASFAYYIFPGYLLIMLTTISWVCWIRPKSILVNQLGSGMNGLGIGSFAIDWSTISSYLGTPLASPWFASANVAVGFFLVMYVMTPITYWSNIYSAKTFPIFSSHLFMANGSMYEVLDVIDSRFQLDHGEYAKKGPLHLSTFFACTYGLGFAALSATVMHVLLFNARDILDAFHGNKKKDVHTRLMKSYKSVPTLWFIIILVINIALIIFASVYYKESLQLPWWGAMLACFMAFAFTYPIGVIYATTNMEPGLNVITEYVIGYLYPERPVANMCFKVYGYISMTQALQFVMDFKLGHYMKIPPRAMFTAQMVGTVVAVVVYQCTAWWLMSDIRNLCDTSLLPPGSPWTCPMDRVFFDASVIWGLVGPRRIFGNLGEYSNINWFFLGGAVAPVLVWLAHRAFPKQKWILAVNMPVLLGATGMMPPATAINFTSWIFVAFVSGFVVFRYRQDWWKKYNYVVSGGLDAGTAFVTILLFLTLQSQNINLEWWGNKGEPCPLATCPTAKGVIVDGCPVL
- the LOC101309110 gene encoding U-box domain-containing protein 43-like codes for the protein MAKDIVIGASFVPVSELLSQTVFAMFDTVKSAKEVLIHKENFKVFATYLERTSSILKELSKQNIEHSEGLVNALEIVNREVEVAKHLALDCRKKNKVHLLINCRKIVKALESSTKDIGRALSLLSLPSLDVSLGINNQISNLCKDMLDAEYRAAVAEEEILAKIELGLQEGNADLSHTTDLLLRIAETLGISSEHSELKKEFEEFKRELDDTNLRKGSEEDLQMEQICHIIELLEKTNADTAAEEKVNEYSERSVSLGRQPLEPLRQFYCPLTQEIMVDPVETSSQQTFERSAIEKWFAEGKNLCPLTDIPLDTSVLRPNKALKQSIEEWRDRNTRIIIASIKPTLQSSEEQEVLQSLDKLQNLCLESDIHQEWVTMEEYIPVLVGLLGSKNKEIKKNALAILSILAKDSAENKGRITAVDKALEAIVRSLARQSGESKVALQLLLELSKSRVARDLMGNVQGCILLVGTMLSSEDDQVTGHAKELLENLSCIDQNVIQMARANYFKPLLKLLSSGPEDVKMVMAGTLSEIELTDHNKLSIVKDGALEPLLELLSNGDLEKRKVGVKALLHLSSLPQNGLEMIRKGAVGPLFELLYSHSSSSPALREQVAETVMHLAISTTTQEAAEDHVSLLHSEDDIFKLFSLISLTGPDIQRSILKTFHAMCQSSSGLDIRIKLRQLSAVQVLVQLSEADNPTVRADAIKLFSCLTKDGDDSTFLEHISQRCIHSLLRIIKSSSDVEEMAAAMGIIANLPKDHPQITGWLLDTEALHIIWTCLSDGNRDASYRRQLVENAVGALSHFTVASNQEWQRKVAQAGIIPVLVQLLASGTALTKQNAAVSLKQLSESSKSLSKPIKHGIFVCCFSAPEPGCPAHLGICTVESSFCLVKAKALDPLVRMLGEADVGACEASLDALLTLIDGERLEQGGKVLDDAKAIGLIVKLLSSQSARLQRKSLMALERIFQVNELTLKYGTLAHMALVDIAQKKNNDMKSLAARVLGQLGVLGKQSSYF